In Pseudomonas sp. R76, one genomic interval encodes:
- a CDS encoding YggT family protein translates to MLGINDAAIFIIQTLGSLYLLIVLMRFILQLVRANFYNPLCQFVVKATQPLLKPLRRVIPSLFGLDMSSLVLALLLQILLFVVILMLNGYAAFTVLLLPWGLIGIFSLFLKIIFWSMIISVILSWVAPGSRSPGAELVTQITEPVLAPFRRLIPNLGGLDISPIFAFIAIQLLQSWVIPRLAYYAFMPKELFGLI, encoded by the coding sequence ATGCTCGGAATCAATGACGCTGCCATTTTCATCATCCAGACCCTGGGCAGCCTGTACCTGCTGATCGTGCTGATGCGTTTTATCCTGCAACTGGTGCGGGCGAACTTCTACAACCCGCTCTGCCAGTTCGTGGTGAAGGCCACCCAGCCGCTGCTCAAGCCGTTGCGCCGCGTGATCCCAAGCCTGTTCGGGCTGGATATGTCGTCGCTGGTGCTGGCGCTGCTGCTGCAGATCCTGCTGTTTGTGGTGATCCTGATGCTCAACGGCTATGCGGCGTTCACCGTACTGCTGCTGCCATGGGGCCTGATCGGCATCTTCTCGCTGTTTTTGAAGATCATCTTCTGGTCGATGATCATCAGCGTGATCCTGTCGTGGGTCGCACCCGGCAGCCGCAGCCCGGGCGCTGAGCTGGTTACCCAGATCACAGAGCCGGTGCTGGCGCCGTTCCGTCGCTTGATCCCGAACCTGGGCGGCCTGGATATCTCGCCGATCTTCGCGTTCATCGCGATTCAGCTGCTGCAAAGCTGGGTGATTCCGCGTCTGGCTTACTATGCGTTCATGCCCAAAGAGCTGTTTGGCCTGATCTGA
- the metX gene encoding homoserine O-succinyltransferase MetX, which translates to MPTAFPPDSVGLVVPQVAHFSEPLALACGRSLPAYDLIYETYGQLNATASNAVLICHALSGHHHAAGFHSADERKPGWWDSCIGPGKPIDTNKFFVVSLNNLGGCNGSTGPSSLNPETGKPFGADFPVLTVEDWVHSQARLADLLGIQQWAAVIGGSLGGMQALQWTITYPDRVRHCLAIASAPKLSAQNIAFNEVARQAILTDPEFHGGSFQEAGVIPKRGLMLARMVGHITYLSDDSMGEKFGRGLKSEKLNYDFHSVEFQVESYLRYQGEEFSGRFDANTYLLMTKALDYFDPAANFNDDLAKTFEGATAKFCVMSFTTDWRFSPARSRELVDALMAARKDVCYLEIDAPQGHDAFLIPIPRYLQAFGNYMNRITL; encoded by the coding sequence ATGCCAACTGCCTTCCCCCCCGATTCTGTTGGACTGGTCGTGCCCCAAGTGGCGCACTTCAGCGAACCGCTGGCCCTGGCCTGCGGCCGTTCGCTGCCTGCCTATGACCTGATCTATGAAACCTACGGCCAACTGAACGCCACGGCGAGCAACGCCGTGCTGATCTGCCACGCCCTGTCCGGCCATCACCATGCTGCAGGTTTCCACAGTGCCGACGAGCGCAAGCCCGGCTGGTGGGACAGCTGCATCGGCCCAGGCAAACCCATCGACACCAATAAGTTCTTTGTGGTCAGCCTGAATAACCTCGGCGGCTGCAACGGTTCCACTGGCCCGAGCAGCCTCAACCCGGAAACCGGCAAGCCGTTCGGCGCCGACTTCCCGGTGCTGACCGTGGAAGACTGGGTGCACAGCCAGGCACGCCTGGCCGACCTGCTGGGCATCCAGCAATGGGCCGCCGTGATCGGCGGCAGCCTCGGCGGCATGCAAGCGTTGCAATGGACCATCACCTACCCGGACCGCGTGCGCCACTGCCTGGCCATCGCCTCGGCCCCCAAGCTGTCGGCGCAGAACATCGCCTTCAACGAAGTGGCGCGCCAGGCGATCCTCACCGACCCCGAGTTCCACGGCGGTTCGTTCCAGGAAGCCGGCGTAATCCCCAAGCGCGGCTTGATGCTCGCGCGCATGGTCGGGCACATCACCTACCTGTCCGATGACTCCATGGGCGAGAAATTCGGCCGTGGGCTCAAGAGCGAGAAGCTCAACTACGACTTCCACAGCGTCGAGTTCCAGGTCGAAAGCTACCTGCGTTATCAGGGCGAGGAGTTTTCCGGGCGTTTCGACGCCAACACCTACCTGCTGATGACCAAGGCGCTGGACTACTTTGACCCGGCCGCCAACTTCAACGACGACCTGGCGAAAACCTTCGAAGGTGCCACGGCCAAGTTCTGCGTGATGTCGTTCACCACCGACTGGCGGTTCTCGCCGGCGCGCTCCCGTGAGCTGGTGGACGCCCTGATGGCCGCGCGCAAAGACGTCTGCTACCTGGAGATCGATGCTCCGCAAGGCCATGACGCCTTTCTGATTCCGATCCCGCGTTACCTGCAGGCGTTCGGCAATTACATGAACCGAATTACTCTGTGA
- the metW gene encoding methionine biosynthesis protein MetW yields MRADLEIIQDWIPAGSRVLDLGCGDGELLSWLRDNKQVTGYGLENDPDNIAQCVAKGINVIEQDLDKGLGNFASNSFDIVVMTQALQAVHYPDRILDEMLRVGRQCIITFPNFGHWRCRWYLATKGRMPVSDFLPYTWYNTPNIHFCTFEDFEALCGEREAKVINRLAVDQQHRHGWASKLWPNLLGEIGIYRVSSPGLTDHKIAV; encoded by the coding sequence ATGAGAGCCGACCTGGAAATCATCCAAGACTGGATCCCCGCTGGCAGCCGCGTGCTCGACCTTGGCTGCGGTGATGGCGAACTGCTGAGTTGGCTACGCGACAACAAGCAAGTCACCGGTTATGGCCTGGAAAACGACCCGGACAACATCGCCCAGTGTGTTGCCAAAGGCATCAACGTGATCGAGCAGGACCTGGACAAGGGCCTGGGCAACTTTGCCAGCAACAGCTTCGACATCGTGGTGATGACCCAGGCCTTGCAAGCGGTGCACTACCCGGACCGCATCCTCGACGAAATGCTGCGTGTAGGCCGCCAGTGCATCATCACGTTCCCCAACTTCGGCCACTGGCGCTGCCGCTGGTACCTGGCGACCAAGGGCCGCATGCCGGTGTCCGATTTCCTGCCGTACACGTGGTACAACACGCCGAACATCCACTTCTGCACCTTCGAAGACTTCGAAGCCTTGTGCGGCGAGCGTGAAGCCAAGGTGATCAACCGCCTTGCTGTCGATCAACAGCACCGCCACGGCTGGGCGAGTAAGCTATGGCCTAACCTGTTGGGCGAAATTGGTATTTACCGGGTCAGCAGTCCTGGCCTGACCGACCACAAGATTGCCGTCTAA